A window of the Gordonia humi genome harbors these coding sequences:
- a CDS encoding DUF6545 domain-containing protein, whose product MTWLTWVIAVVCAAAVGSRIGRLTVRPPSLARSSVAVAAITVALAAAVRTPTVSEVLTPMGEKTPMLTFVGCWVVVFAATSLIGAASLPRMGRRGLHATTAVILLAAVADLVAMSMTGEVIVGSVFIVVTGVLSLLNGVQYVAWHPLGRAIGYYLIGIAVVIVIVATDLHRTDPGGAWWAVAIIVISFACSSVMLSSWFVARRDLRRMHTLWSALVDAHPEIATGDYQSTTTVLAATDRVSQILDGLYLHAGAGLIPAGFDDEQTHGPRPRAREVAVWLRSSEVVPIDPDKLTTPPELSDRRWVQLIALEYDRAG is encoded by the coding sequence ATGACTTGGTTGACCTGGGTCATCGCCGTCGTGTGCGCGGCGGCGGTCGGCTCCCGCATCGGCAGGCTCACCGTACGTCCGCCGTCGTTGGCACGGAGTTCCGTCGCGGTCGCGGCGATCACGGTGGCCCTGGCCGCGGCCGTCCGCACGCCGACGGTCTCGGAAGTGCTCACGCCGATGGGCGAGAAGACCCCGATGCTGACGTTCGTCGGATGCTGGGTGGTGGTCTTCGCCGCCACCAGCCTCATCGGCGCGGCATCGCTGCCCCGGATGGGTCGCCGCGGACTCCATGCGACGACCGCGGTGATCCTCCTGGCCGCCGTGGCCGACCTGGTCGCGATGTCGATGACCGGCGAGGTGATCGTCGGTTCGGTGTTCATCGTCGTGACCGGGGTGCTCTCACTGCTCAACGGGGTCCAGTACGTCGCCTGGCATCCGCTCGGCCGGGCGATCGGCTACTACCTGATCGGCATCGCCGTGGTCATCGTGATCGTCGCGACCGACCTGCACCGCACCGATCCGGGCGGGGCCTGGTGGGCGGTGGCGATCATCGTCATCAGCTTCGCCTGCTCGTCGGTGATGCTGTCCTCGTGGTTCGTCGCCCGACGCGACCTCCGACGGATGCACACGCTGTGGAGCGCCCTGGTCGACGCGCATCCGGAGATCGCCACCGGCGACTATCAGTCGACCACCACGGTTCTCGCGGCGACCGACCGCGTCTCGCAGATCCTCGACGGCCTCTATCTGCACGCGGGTGCGGGTCTGATCCCCGCGGGGTTCGACGACGAACAGACGCACGGACCTCGCCCGCGGGCGCGCGAAGTGGCCGTGTGGCTGCGTTCGTCCGAGGTCGTCCCGATCGATCCCGACAAGCTGACGACACCGCCCGAGCTGTCGGATCGCCGCTGGGTGCAGCTGATCGCCCTGGAGTACGACCGCGCCGGATAG
- a CDS encoding ImmA/IrrE family metallo-endopeptidase produces MTNSAEAPRGARRSHRRVHAAVDAVLDVAAQKQAGSLEDIVRAVGDARRRPITVIVDDLAPGVWGQRRGFDDYDEIVLARSLPSEARTLAHELGHIVFGHTGAPADDATVAVEDDLIAYMLGTAADDPDDTGPQLTPEEHELQEWEAEAFAARLLQRLRQLHRRHSLRPMLRYDEALG; encoded by the coding sequence ATGACCAACTCCGCCGAGGCCCCGCGAGGGGCCCGCCGATCGCATCGTCGTGTCCACGCGGCGGTCGACGCGGTCCTCGACGTCGCCGCGCAGAAGCAGGCGGGCTCGCTCGAAGACATCGTTCGCGCGGTGGGCGACGCGCGTCGTCGCCCGATCACGGTGATCGTCGACGACCTCGCGCCCGGGGTGTGGGGGCAGCGCCGCGGCTTCGACGACTACGACGAGATCGTGCTCGCCCGGTCGCTGCCCAGTGAGGCCCGGACCCTGGCCCACGAACTCGGGCACATCGTCTTCGGTCACACCGGAGCGCCCGCCGACGACGCCACCGTCGCCGTCGAGGACGATCTGATCGCCTACATGCTCGGCACCGCGGCCGACGACCCGGACGACACCGGACCGCAACTGACTCCCGAGGAACACGAGCTGCAGGAGTGGGAGGCCGAGGCGTTCGCCGCCCGTCTCCTCCAGCGCCTGCGGCAACTGCATCGTCGCCACTCGCTCCGCCCCATGCTCCGATACGACGAGGCCCTCGGATGA
- a CDS encoding helix-turn-helix domain-containing protein has translation MDDGFARRLNKLFDTVHPPGRKPHTNAEVADAVSATGHKISKPYLSQLRNGHRTNPSHETVTALARFFKVKPDYFYDDVYAAKIDHDLELLSQLRGRSLRRLSSRAFDLSEESQDMLAAMAEKLRRGEGLPEIPLD, from the coding sequence ATGGACGACGGATTCGCCCGGCGATTGAACAAACTGTTCGACACGGTCCACCCGCCGGGGCGCAAGCCTCACACCAACGCCGAGGTGGCGGACGCGGTGTCGGCCACCGGGCACAAGATCTCCAAGCCGTACCTGTCCCAACTGCGGAACGGGCATCGAACCAACCCCTCGCACGAGACCGTCACGGCGTTGGCGCGCTTCTTCAAGGTCAAGCCCGACTACTTCTACGACGACGTGTACGCCGCCAAGATCGACCACGATCTCGAACTCCTCTCCCAGCTGCGCGGCCGCAGCCTGCGCCGTCTTTCGAGTCGAGCGTTCGACCTCTCCGAGGAGTCCCAGGACATGCTCGCCGCGATGGCCGAGAAGTTGCGCCGCGGCGAAGGACTGCCCGAGATCCCGCTCGACTGA
- a CDS encoding malate:quinone oxidoreductase — translation MHDLPTETADVVLIGGGVMSATLGSMLAVGDPSLRIVVLERLDGLGAESSGSWNNAGTGHSGFCELNYMPDPTDGTRPAEIAAQYRESLAWWSYLGREGLIDPADFIHRAPHMNVVFGVDGVDYLRTRHATLSAEPLFAGMEFTDDPATVGRWAPLMMDGRDPAEPIAATRQLAGTDVDFGALTRDLLRIVADTGGQVRTGHEVRDLTRGPDGGWTVGGTTAAGASFRIGAQRVFVGAGGHALHLLQKARIPEVRGYAVLPVGAAFFRTDAAEAVGRHGAKVYGQAEIGAPPMSVPHLDRRFVGGREHLMFGPYATFSTKLLKKGSWADFFRTLRPHNLHVIAAAMAANLDLVRYLVTQLASPRRRKFAALQRFWPNARFADWELVAGGQRAQLVKPHPRRIGELQQGTELVVGAGGTIAGLLGASPGASTAVSIMADLVRRTYPAEAAARVDAAFADDAGETLFPSEPCA, via the coding sequence ATGCACGATCTGCCGACGGAGACGGCCGATGTCGTGCTGATCGGCGGCGGCGTCATGTCGGCGACGCTGGGCTCGATGCTCGCGGTGGGTGATCCGAGTCTGCGGATCGTCGTGCTGGAGCGATTGGACGGCCTCGGCGCAGAGAGCAGCGGATCGTGGAACAACGCGGGCACCGGACACTCCGGGTTCTGCGAACTCAACTACATGCCCGACCCGACCGACGGGACCCGGCCTGCCGAGATCGCGGCGCAGTACCGCGAGAGTCTGGCCTGGTGGTCGTATCTCGGGAGGGAAGGGCTGATCGATCCGGCGGACTTCATCCACCGTGCACCGCATATGAACGTCGTGTTCGGCGTCGACGGCGTCGACTACCTGCGGACTCGTCACGCGACGCTGTCGGCCGAACCGCTCTTCGCCGGAATGGAGTTCACTGACGATCCGGCGACCGTCGGCCGGTGGGCGCCCCTCATGATGGACGGGCGCGATCCGGCCGAACCGATCGCGGCCACCAGGCAGCTCGCGGGTACCGACGTCGACTTCGGTGCGTTGACCCGAGACCTCCTGCGGATCGTCGCCGACACCGGCGGGCAGGTGCGCACCGGCCACGAAGTGCGCGACCTGACCCGCGGGCCCGACGGAGGCTGGACGGTCGGCGGCACCACGGCCGCCGGGGCGAGCTTCCGGATCGGTGCGCAGCGAGTGTTCGTCGGCGCGGGCGGGCACGCGCTGCACCTCCTGCAGAAGGCTCGGATCCCCGAGGTCCGCGGGTACGCCGTTCTGCCTGTCGGCGCCGCGTTCTTCCGGACCGACGCCGCCGAGGCGGTCGGACGGCATGGGGCGAAGGTCTACGGACAGGCCGAGATCGGTGCGCCGCCGATGTCGGTGCCGCACCTGGACCGGAGGTTCGTCGGGGGTCGGGAGCATCTCATGTTCGGCCCGTACGCGACGTTCTCGACCAAGCTGCTCAAGAAGGGGTCGTGGGCCGACTTCTTCAGAACTCTGCGCCCGCACAACCTGCACGTGATCGCCGCGGCGATGGCGGCGAATCTCGACCTGGTCCGCTACCTGGTGACACAGCTGGCGTCGCCGCGTCGACGGAAGTTCGCGGCACTGCAACGGTTCTGGCCGAATGCGCGCTTCGCCGACTGGGAACTCGTGGCGGGCGGCCAGCGCGCCCAACTCGTGAAGCCGCATCCGCGGCGCATCGGCGAACTCCAGCAGGGCACCGAGCTCGTGGTGGGCGCCGGTGGAACGATCGCAGGCCTGCTCGGCGCCTCCCCGGGCGCGTCGACCGCGGTGTCGATCATGGCCGATCTCGTGCGACGGACGTACCCGGCGGAGGCCGCGGCGCGCGTCGACGCGGCGTTCGCCGACGATGCGGGTGAGACGCTGTTCCCGTCCGAGCCGTGTGCGTGA
- a CDS encoding helix-turn-helix domain-containing protein: protein MDNRAEVREFLMSRRAKISPEQAGIPAGTNRRVQGLRRSEVAMLADVSVEYYGRLERGAISGASASVLEAISNALQLDDTERAHLLDLARAADGIPTSGRRRRRAETAHANRPTLQWTIEAITAGPAYIGNAQLDVLATNALGKAFYAPVIGDGGRVPNLARFQFLDPASREFYPDWDLFAQMCVANMRAAAGRDPHNRALQDLVGELSTRSDTFRTLWGAHNVRTHGAGTKRFHHPVVGELTLAYEELAVTADPGLTLLIYTAEPGSESAERLGLLASWGADVHGAALHTDLRGRGEASVAPRETRNEP, encoded by the coding sequence ATGGACAACCGAGCAGAGGTGCGCGAGTTCCTCATGTCGAGGCGCGCGAAGATCAGCCCCGAGCAGGCGGGCATCCCCGCGGGGACCAACCGCCGCGTCCAGGGACTGCGTCGCTCCGAAGTCGCCATGCTCGCCGACGTCAGCGTCGAGTACTACGGCCGACTCGAGCGCGGCGCGATCTCGGGTGCCTCGGCGTCGGTTCTGGAGGCGATCAGCAACGCCCTGCAACTCGACGACACCGAACGCGCACATCTGCTCGACCTCGCCCGTGCCGCCGACGGCATCCCGACCTCCGGCCGTCGACGTCGACGCGCCGAGACCGCGCACGCGAACCGCCCGACCCTGCAATGGACGATCGAAGCGATCACCGCGGGTCCGGCCTACATCGGCAACGCCCAGCTCGACGTCCTGGCCACCAACGCCCTCGGAAAGGCGTTCTACGCACCCGTGATCGGCGACGGCGGGCGTGTCCCCAACCTCGCGAGATTTCAGTTCCTCGATCCGGCGTCACGGGAGTTCTACCCCGACTGGGACCTGTTCGCACAGATGTGCGTCGCCAACATGCGGGCCGCCGCCGGTCGGGACCCCCACAACCGCGCACTTCAGGACCTCGTCGGCGAACTGTCCACCCGCAGCGACACGTTCCGGACCCTGTGGGGCGCGCACAACGTGCGCACGCACGGCGCGGGTACGAAGCGATTCCATCATCCCGTCGTCGGCGAACTCACCCTCGCCTACGAGGAACTCGCTGTCACCGCCGATCCCGGGCTCACACTTCTGATCTACACCGCGGAGCCCGGATCCGAGTCGGCCGAACGACTCGGCCTGCTCGCCTCATGGGGAGCCGACGTCCACGGAGCGGCGCTGCACACCGATCTTCGCGGACGAGGCGAGGCCTCGGTCGCACCGCGCGAGACGCGAAACGAACCCTGA
- a CDS encoding SDR family oxidoreductase, with protein sequence MTARFAGKTAIVTGASRGIGLGIAQRLVNDGAKVVITARKQDALDEAVAELGGSGVALAVAGSADDPDHQDEVIATTIETFGSADYFVNNTGINPVFGPLMDLDAGAARKILDVNVVSTLQWTQKVYRAWMKENGGAVVNIASVAGIRPAPGIAFYGVSKAAVIDMTASLAEELGPDIRVNAVAPAVVKTRFATALYEGREEEVAAAYPLKRLGVPDDIGSVVAFLLSDDAGWMTGQTLPVDGGVLLH encoded by the coding sequence ATGACCGCACGTTTCGCCGGAAAGACCGCCATTGTCACGGGTGCGAGCAGGGGTATCGGCCTCGGCATCGCGCAGCGACTGGTGAACGACGGCGCCAAGGTCGTCATCACCGCGCGCAAGCAGGACGCGCTCGACGAGGCCGTCGCCGAACTGGGCGGCTCCGGGGTGGCGTTGGCCGTCGCCGGATCGGCCGACGACCCCGATCACCAGGACGAGGTCATCGCCACGACCATCGAGACCTTCGGCAGCGCCGACTACTTCGTCAACAACACTGGAATCAACCCGGTGTTCGGTCCGCTGATGGACCTCGACGCGGGCGCCGCACGCAAGATCCTCGACGTCAACGTCGTCTCCACCCTGCAGTGGACGCAGAAGGTGTACCGCGCGTGGATGAAGGAGAACGGCGGCGCGGTGGTCAACATCGCGTCCGTCGCGGGCATCCGGCCGGCTCCGGGAATCGCGTTCTACGGAGTGTCGAAGGCCGCCGTCATCGACATGACCGCGTCGCTCGCCGAGGAGCTCGGACCGGACATCCGGGTCAACGCGGTGGCCCCGGCAGTGGTCAAGACGCGTTTCGCGACCGCCCTCTACGAAGGTCGGGAAGAAGAGGTCGCGGCGGCGTACCCGCTCAAGCGCTTGGGCGTTCCCGACGACATCGGGTCGGTCGTGGCGTTCCTGCTCTCCGACGACGCGGGGTGGATGACCGGCCAGACCCTCCCGGTCGACGGAGGCGTGCTGCTGCACTGA
- a CDS encoding MDR family oxidoreductase, producing the protein MKEQFRALIIDRDDEKKQSAQVAAVSSDQLPDGDVTVEVAASTLNYKDALAITGASPVVRSFPMVPGIDLAGTVVESSNADFAPGDRVVLNGWGVGEKHWGGLAEYARLDGNWLIPLESAFTFEQAMGIGTAGYTAMLCVMALERHGVAPDSGEVLVTGAAGGVGSIAVALLSGLGYRVAAVTGRHEEADYLTGLGAARVLPRTDFTEPGRPLAKEQWAGAVDVVGGQVLANVCAGVKYRGTVAACGLAGGMDFPATVAPFILRGVTLAGVDSVMCPVDERREAWRRLARDLDPAVLEPVTTTATLDDCARLADEMIAGRVRGRIVVPLGA; encoded by the coding sequence ATGAAAGAACAGTTCCGCGCCCTGATCATCGACCGTGACGACGAGAAGAAGCAGTCCGCCCAGGTCGCCGCCGTGTCGTCGGATCAGCTCCCCGACGGGGACGTGACCGTCGAGGTGGCCGCATCGACGCTCAACTACAAGGACGCCCTGGCGATCACCGGGGCGAGTCCGGTCGTCCGATCGTTCCCGATGGTGCCCGGCATCGATCTGGCGGGCACCGTCGTCGAGTCGAGCAACGCCGACTTCGCACCGGGCGACCGCGTGGTCCTCAACGGCTGGGGCGTCGGCGAGAAGCACTGGGGCGGCCTCGCCGAATACGCACGGCTGGACGGGAACTGGTTGATCCCGCTCGAATCGGCGTTCACCTTCGAACAGGCCATGGGCATCGGAACCGCGGGCTACACCGCGATGCTGTGCGTCATGGCGCTCGAACGTCACGGCGTGGCGCCCGACTCCGGCGAGGTCCTGGTGACCGGCGCGGCGGGCGGGGTGGGCAGTATCGCCGTCGCCCTCCTGTCCGGACTCGGCTACCGGGTCGCGGCCGTGACCGGCCGCCACGAAGAGGCCGACTACCTGACCGGTCTCGGCGCCGCACGCGTTCTGCCGCGCACCGACTTCACCGAACCGGGCAGACCACTGGCCAAGGAGCAGTGGGCGGGCGCGGTCGACGTGGTCGGCGGTCAGGTCCTGGCCAACGTGTGCGCGGGAGTCAAGTACCGCGGAACCGTCGCCGCGTGCGGACTCGCCGGAGGCATGGACTTCCCGGCGACCGTCGCGCCGTTCATCCTCCGCGGAGTCACTCTCGCCGGCGTCGACAGCGTCATGTGCCCCGTCGACGAGCGCCGCGAGGCCTGGCGCCGACTGGCCCGCGATCTCGACCCCGCGGTTCTCGAGCCGGTCACGACGACGGCCACCCTCGACGACTGTGCGCGCCTGGCCGACGAGATGATCGCCGGGCGGGTGCGCGGACGGATCGTGGTGCCGCTCGGGGCCTGA
- a CDS encoding pyridoxal phosphate-dependent aminotransferase, whose product MSRPHVSHQNLNLRTLEQSEKLQNVCYEIRGPVHAEAARLEAEGHRILKLNIGNPALFGFEAPDVILRDMIHALPYSQGYSESAGVLSARRAVVTRYELIPDFPYFDVDDVLLGNGVSELITMTMQALLNNGDEVLIPSPDYPLWTAMTALSGGTPVHYRCDEDNGWNPSIEDIESKITGRTKAIVVINPNNPTGAVYSREVLERLVEVARRHSLLILADEIYDKILYDDAEHINVASLAPDLLTFTFNGLSKAYRVCGYRAGWVVMTGPKDHARGFIEGMGILASTRLCANVPAQHAIQVALGGYQSIDALVEPGGRLLEQRNVTWEKLNEIPGVSCVKPMGALYAFPKLDPEVHEIQDDEKFVQDLLLQEKILVVQGSGFNLDDTSHFRIVTLPWARDLSEAIDRIGNFLSSYRQ is encoded by the coding sequence ATGAGTCGCCCCCACGTGTCGCATCAGAACCTGAACCTGCGCACTCTCGAGCAGTCCGAGAAGCTGCAGAACGTGTGCTACGAGATCCGCGGTCCGGTGCACGCCGAAGCGGCGCGCCTGGAGGCCGAGGGCCACCGCATCCTCAAACTGAACATCGGCAATCCCGCACTGTTCGGGTTCGAGGCGCCCGACGTGATCCTGCGCGACATGATCCACGCCCTCCCCTACTCGCAGGGCTACTCCGAGTCGGCGGGCGTCCTGTCGGCACGTCGCGCCGTCGTGACGCGCTACGAGTTGATCCCCGACTTCCCGTACTTCGACGTCGACGACGTCCTGCTCGGCAACGGGGTGTCCGAGCTGATCACCATGACGATGCAGGCGCTGCTCAACAACGGCGACGAAGTCCTCATCCCGTCGCCCGACTACCCGCTGTGGACGGCCATGACCGCATTGTCGGGCGGCACGCCGGTGCACTACCGCTGCGATGAGGACAACGGATGGAATCCGAGCATCGAGGACATCGAATCGAAGATCACCGGTCGCACCAAGGCCATCGTGGTGATCAACCCGAACAACCCGACCGGGGCGGTGTACTCGCGCGAGGTGCTCGAACGCCTCGTCGAGGTGGCCCGCAGGCACTCGCTGCTGATCCTGGCCGATGAGATCTACGACAAGATCCTCTACGACGACGCCGAGCACATCAACGTCGCCTCGCTGGCCCCCGACCTGCTGACGTTCACCTTCAACGGACTGTCGAAGGCCTACCGGGTGTGCGGCTACCGCGCCGGCTGGGTCGTGATGACCGGACCGAAGGACCACGCCCGCGGTTTCATCGAGGGAATGGGGATCCTCGCGTCGACTCGGTTGTGCGCCAACGTGCCCGCCCAGCACGCCATCCAGGTGGCGCTCGGCGGATACCAGAGCATCGACGCCCTCGTCGAGCCCGGCGGCCGACTCCTCGAGCAGCGCAATGTGACGTGGGAGAAGCTGAACGAGATCCCGGGCGTCAGCTGTGTGAAGCCGATGGGCGCCCTCTACGCGTTCCCGAAGCTCGACCCCGAGGTCCATGAGATCCAGGACGACGAGAAGTTCGTTCAGGACCTGCTGTTGCAGGAGAAGATCCTCGTCGTGCAGGGATCGGGCTTCAACCTCGACGATACGAGCCACTTCCGGATCGTGACGCTGCCGTGGGCCCGCGACCTCTCTGAGGCGATCGATCGGATCGGCAACTTCCTGTCGTCGTACCGCCAGTGA
- a CDS encoding exodeoxyribonuclease III translates to MSPSFTVASFNVNGIRAARRRGFDAWLADRSPDVVGLQELRCPVSEVGEFPGYTASIDVGSIPGRNGVGLLTRSEPAAVRSWALTPPKARGLGAYASHGRYIEVDLADRRMTVACLYLPKGGLPARLQRPGGMREEMDGGAKYDRKMRFLAGFARELDRNRLAAARAGREFLLIGDLNVAHTPYDVTNWRPARKMEGFLPEERDWFSSLLSPRRLIDVVRMLRGDEPGPLTWWSWAGQSFAKDVGWRVDHQLASPGLARRAEEVWVDKESSAEARLSDHAPLIVRYRE, encoded by the coding sequence ATGAGTCCCTCGTTCACCGTCGCGTCGTTCAATGTCAACGGCATCCGTGCTGCTCGCAGACGGGGATTCGACGCCTGGCTCGCCGATCGATCGCCGGACGTCGTCGGTCTCCAGGAGTTGCGGTGCCCGGTGTCGGAGGTCGGCGAGTTCCCCGGCTACACCGCGTCGATCGATGTCGGATCGATCCCCGGGCGCAACGGGGTGGGGCTGCTGACGCGCAGCGAGCCCGCCGCCGTACGCTCGTGGGCGCTCACGCCGCCGAAGGCGCGCGGGCTCGGTGCGTACGCCTCGCACGGGAGGTATATCGAGGTCGATCTCGCCGACCGCCGGATGACCGTCGCCTGTCTGTATCTGCCGAAGGGCGGGCTGCCCGCGCGGCTGCAGCGGCCGGGCGGCATGCGGGAGGAGATGGACGGCGGCGCCAAATACGACCGCAAGATGAGGTTTCTCGCCGGATTCGCTCGCGAACTCGACCGGAACCGGTTGGCCGCTGCCCGCGCCGGACGTGAGTTCCTCCTGATCGGGGACTTGAACGTCGCGCACACTCCCTACGACGTCACCAATTGGCGACCGGCCCGAAAGATGGAGGGATTCCTGCCGGAGGAGCGCGACTGGTTCTCGTCGCTGCTGTCTCCGCGGCGGTTGATCGACGTGGTCCGAATGCTCCGCGGCGACGAACCGGGGCCGCTCACCTGGTGGAGCTGGGCGGGGCAGTCGTTCGCCAAGGACGTGGGCTGGCGGGTGGACCACCAGCTCGCCTCACCGGGACTCGCGCGTCGCGCCGAGGAGGTCTGGGTCGACAAGGAGTCGTCGGCGGAGGCGCGGCTGTCCGATCACGCACCGTTGATCGTGCGTTATCGGGAGTGA
- a CDS encoding LysR substrate-binding domain-containing protein has protein sequence MDQWMVELAPALRALTALADHDGYMTGAADALGIPQSSMSRRIHALERALRIPLIARDGRVVRLTPAALRLAESARGPLNELDAAVAEVTGDADPDHGTVRFGFPLTMGHGRIPRLLAEFNRAHPGIRLQLKQAHGAELSDDLRRGDLDLALTIPPPRGLPHTVVTHQEICATLPADHRLARDRRITLADLADERFVANPAAYNLRMLTQEWCGAAGFEPNVGVEVTEFSTIREFVGLGMGVALLPFTDAPAAGTVQIALAGEHRRSVGLTSATSRLTPAARRLSDFLIDRE, from the coding sequence ATGGATCAATGGATGGTCGAGCTGGCACCGGCGCTCCGCGCGCTGACCGCCCTCGCCGATCACGACGGCTACATGACCGGAGCCGCCGACGCCCTCGGAATTCCGCAGTCGTCGATGAGCAGACGCATCCACGCCCTGGAGCGGGCGCTGCGCATCCCGCTGATCGCCCGGGACGGGCGCGTCGTCCGCCTGACACCGGCGGCGCTGCGTCTGGCCGAGTCGGCCCGCGGCCCGCTCAACGAGCTCGACGCCGCGGTCGCCGAGGTGACCGGCGACGCCGACCCCGATCACGGCACCGTGCGATTCGGTTTTCCGCTCACCATGGGCCACGGCCGGATCCCTCGCCTGCTCGCCGAGTTCAACCGCGCCCACCCGGGGATCCGTCTACAGCTGAAACAGGCCCACGGCGCCGAGCTGAGCGACGATCTACGGCGCGGCGACCTCGATCTCGCTCTGACGATCCCGCCGCCGCGCGGCCTGCCTCACACCGTCGTCACGCACCAGGAGATATGCGCGACGCTCCCCGCCGATCACCGACTGGCCCGCGACCGCCGCATCACGCTCGCCGACCTCGCAGACGAGCGCTTCGTCGCCAATCCGGCCGCCTACAATCTGCGCATGCTCACACAGGAGTGGTGCGGCGCAGCGGGTTTCGAGCCCAACGTCGGTGTGGAGGTCACCGAGTTCTCCACCATCCGAGAGTTCGTCGGCCTGGGCATGGGCGTCGCACTACTGCCGTTCACGGATGCTCCGGCCGCGGGCACCGTCCAGATCGCGCTGGCGGGCGAGCACCGCCGCTCCGTCGGACTGACCTCGGCCACGTCACGGTTGACGCCCGCGGCGCGGCGGCTGTCGGACTTCCTCATCGATCGCGAATGA
- a CDS encoding NAD(P)H-binding protein gives MADIMIIGGHGKIALLLAPLLVERGDTVTSVIRNPEQADAVRATGANPLVLDVETATRDELAAAADGFDAIVWSAGAGGGDPTRTYAVDRDAAVRSMAAAADAGVDRYVMVSYLGAGPDHGVPSDDSFFAYAEAKAAADVALRESALDWTVLMPGRLTLDEPSGTIDPAAIRAANVPGTSRANVALVAAEALANPASVRRNIPFTDGNVPIEVAFSSL, from the coding sequence ATGGCAGACATCATGATCATCGGCGGGCACGGCAAGATCGCCCTACTGCTCGCCCCGCTGCTCGTCGAGCGCGGTGACACCGTCACCTCCGTCATCCGCAACCCGGAGCAGGCTGACGCCGTCCGCGCCACCGGTGCGAATCCGCTGGTGCTCGACGTGGAGACCGCTACTCGCGACGAACTGGCCGCCGCCGCCGACGGTTTCGACGCGATCGTCTGGAGCGCGGGCGCCGGCGGCGGCGATCCGACCAGGACCTACGCCGTCGACCGCGACGCCGCGGTCCGCAGCATGGCCGCGGCCGCCGACGCGGGTGTCGACCGCTACGTGATGGTGTCGTACCTGGGTGCCGGCCCCGATCACGGCGTGCCGAGCGACGACTCGTTCTTCGCGTACGCCGAGGCCAAGGCCGCAGCCGATGTCGCGCTGCGCGAGTCGGCCCTCGACTGGACCGTCCTCATGCCGGGGCGTCTGACACTCGACGAGCCGTCGGGCACCATCGACCCCGCGGCGATCCGCGCCGCGAACGTCCCGGGCACCTCCCGCGCCAATGTCGCGCTCGTGGCCGCTGAAGCACTGGCGAATCCCGCCTCGGTGCGCCGGAACATCCCGTTCACCGACGGCAACGTGCCGATCGAGGTCGCGTTCAGCTCCCTGTAG